One genomic region from Salvia hispanica cultivar TCC Black 2014 chromosome 2, UniMelb_Shisp_WGS_1.0, whole genome shotgun sequence encodes:
- the LOC125205914 gene encoding 2-phytyl-1,4-beta-naphthoquinone methyltransferase, chloroplastic, translated as MAALQFAFPSTAGGRRRLDTRSTVRPVRCAADRQALFNRIAPVYDNLNDLFSLGMHRVWKRMAVSWSGVKQGDTVLDVCCGSGDLAFLLSEKVGTSGKVIALDFSKQQLQIAATRQSAQSKACYKNIEWIEGDAADLPFPRSSFDAATIGYGLRNIVDRRKAMEEMYKVLKPGSKVSILDFNKSTSSLNSSVQDWMIDYIVVPIASGYSLADEYQYLKSSIKEYLTGKELEQLAGEVGFSEAKFYEIGAGLMGNLVATR; from the exons atgGCTGCACTTCAATTTGCTTTTCCGTCCACAGCCGGTGGCCGGCGTCGGCTGGATACACGGTCTACGGTCCGACCGGTTAGGTGCGCAGCTGACCGGCAGGCGCTTTTTAACCGCATTGCTCCTGTCTATGATAAC TTGAATGATTTGTTCAGTTTAGGAATGCATAGAGTGTGGAAGAGGATGGCTGTTTCCTGGAGCGG AGTTAAACAAGGAGATACTGTGTTGGATGTTTGTTGTGGAAGTGGGGATTTGGCATTTCTGTTGTCTGAAAAAGTTGGAACCAGTGGCAAG GTGATTGCTCTCGATTTCTCAAAACAGCAGTTACAAATTGCTGCAACTCGCCAGAGTGCGCAATCAAAGGCCTGTTACAAGAACATCGA GTGGATTGAAGGAGATGCGGCCGATTTACCATTCCCTAGATCCTCATTTGATGCCGCAACCATTGGCTATGGCTTGCGAAATATTGTAGATAGGAGAAAAGCTATGGAGGAGATGTATAAAGTTCTGAAACCTGGTTCAAAAGTATCTATTCTTGACTTCAACAAAAGCACTAGCTCATTAAACTCTTCTGTTCAG GATTGGATGATTGACTACATAGTGGTTCCGATTGCAAGTGGCTACTCCCTAGCCGACGAGTATCAGTACTTGAAGAGCTCAATCAAGGAATATCTGACGG GAAAGGAGTTAGAGCAGCTAGCTGGAGAGGTGGGATTTTCCGAGGCCAAGTTCTACGAGATTGGTGCAGGGCTCATGGGGAATTTGGTGGCGACTCGTTAG
- the LOC125203846 gene encoding homeobox protein knotted-1-like 6 isoform X1, whose product MDEMYGIHSAGDFYADKALMSPENLMMAAEYGGYHYETFVPGGDQHHQRIPGFESEELGFQCSAVSESASINVRGGDHDQEHASTMIKAKIASHPSYPKLLDAFIDCQKVGAPPEIACLLDEIRPERDACKHDAVSMCFEVDPELDEFMETYCDVLVKYKRDLSRPFDEATSFLNKIETQLGNLCNDDGGLSSDEELSGGEAEANDSQTKTEDRELKDRLLRLYGDHINNLKLEFSKKKKKGKLPKEARQKLLEWWNVHYKWPYPTEVDKVSLAEMTGLDQKQINNWFINQRKRHWKPSENMHLAMMENLSGHLFMNGE is encoded by the exons ATGGACGAAATGTACGGAATTCATTCAGCTGGTGATTTCTACGCAGACAAGGCGCTAATGTCGCCGGAGAATCTGATGATGGCGGCGGAATACGGCGGCTATCACTACGAGACTTTTGTTCCCGGCGGCGATCAGCACCACCAGCGGATTCCGGGGTTTGAATCGGAGGAATTGGGATTCCAGTGCTCGGCGGTGTCGGAATCGGCTTCCATTAACGTCCGCGGCGGCGATCACGATCAGGAGCACGCCTCCACCATGATCAAAGCTAAAATTGCTTCTCATCCTTCCTATCCGAAACTGCTCGATGCTTTCATCGATTGCCAAAAG GTCGGAGCTCCGCCAGAGATAGCGTGTTTACTTGACGAAATCCGGCCAGAAAGAGACGCGTGTAAACACGACGCCGTCTCGATGTGTTTTGAAGTTGATCCTGAGCTCGACGAGTTCAtg GAAACATATTGTGACGTATTGGTGAAGTATAAAAGGGATTTATCAAGGCCTTTTGATGAGGCCACCTCCTTCCTCAACAAAATCGAGACTCAATTAGGCAATCTATGCAAtg ATGATGGTGGTTTATCATCTGACGAGGAGCTAAGTGGAGGAGAGGCAGAGGCTAATGACTCTCAGACGAAAACTGAGGATCGAGAACTGAAAGACAGACTCTTGCGCCTGTATGGTGACCACATCAATAACCTAAAGCTAGAATtctcgaagaagaagaagaaaggcaAGCTGCCGAAGGAGGCTAGGCAGAAATTGCTTGAATGGTGGAACGTTCACTATAAATGGCCTTATCCTACA GAAGTAGACAAGGTCTCACTGGCAGAGATGACAGGGCTGGACCAGAAGCAGATAAACAACTGGTTCATAAACCAAAGGAAGAGGCACTGGAAGCCTTCGGAGAACATGCATTTGGCTATGATGGAAAATCTCTCTGgacatttatttatgaatgGAGAATGA
- the LOC125205913 gene encoding cysteine-rich receptor-like protein kinase 2 has product MMKTRLMIKLMVIMLLPAALYAEPRSQKIKQICGTQLEHNTTLFVPNFVAVMENISTQIRLSGFGVAEVGSGPDKNYGLAQCYGDLSPVDCVLCYAEARTVLPQCYPVNGGRIYLDGCFMRAENYSFFGEHTGPTDQAVCGNITRPQPAFHESVRQALSQAVSAAPSNNGYARAQVAVAQTRNQSAYVLADCWRTISPSACRECLVNASAAISGCLPASEGRALNTGCFMRYSDVNFLNPVPRNGSSRGRTIGIVIAAISAAAVLIMAAVIGFYIRKNRTIQKKRKGDVEKLVKTLHDQSLNFKHSTLEKATDSFNEANKLGQGGFGTVYKGVLPDGREIAVKRLFFNNKHRAADFYNEVNMISSVEHKNLVRLLGCSCSGPESLLVYEFLPNKSLDRFIFDSSNGKALNWEKRLEIIIGTAEGLVYLHENTKTRIIHRDIKASNILLDSRLRAKIADFGLARSFQEDKSHISTAIAGTLGYMAPEYLAHGQLTEKVDVYSYGVLLLEIITGRQNNRSKTTEYTDSLVTIAWNHFQRRTVEELFDPNLMLHNYSTINIKNEILRAVHVGLLCTQEIPLLRPTMSKALLMLVGKEHLPAPTNPPFMDDKTMEFNNISLDTLPILNNGDAASVANLSQSLFLPR; this is encoded by the exons ATGATGAAGACAAGGTTGATGATCAAATTAATGGTGATCATGCTATTACCAGCTGCATTATACGCAGAGCCAAGATCTcagaaaataaagcaaatcTGTGGAACCCAACTTGAGCACAACACCACTCTCTTTGTGCCGAATTTTGTGGCCGTTATGGAGAACATAAGCACACAAATCCGGCTTTCAGGCTTCGGCGTGGCGGAGGTGGGCTCGGGGCCCGACAAGAACTACGGCCTGGCTCAATGCTACGGAGACCTTTCTCCCGTCGACTGCGTGCTGTGCTATGCCGAAGCCCGGACAGTCCTGCCGCAGTGCTATCCCGTTAACGGAGGGAGGATCTACCTGGACGGCTGCTTCATGCGGGCCGAGAACTACAGCTTCTTTGGGGAGCACACGGGCCCAACTGATCAGGCTGTGTGTGGGAACATAACCCGGCCCCAACCAGCCTTCCATGAATCAGTCAGACAGGCGTTGTCGCAGGCAGTTTCAGCTGCACCGAGCAACAACGGCTATGCACGGGCCCAGGTGGCCGTGGCCCAGACGAGAAACCAGTCGGCCTACGTCCTGGCTGACTGCTGGAGAACGATCAGCCCTAGCGCTTGCCGGGAGTGCCTGGTGAATGCGTCTGCAGCCATATCAGGCTGCTTGCCTGCTTCCGAGGGCCGGGCCCTCAACACAGGGTGTTTCATGAGGTATTCAGACGTCAATTTCCTCAATCCTGTACCTAGAAATGGAAGCTCAAGAG GCAGAACTATCGGCATTGTGATAGCAGCTATCAGTGCAGCAGCCGTCCTAATAATGGCGGCCGTCATCGGATTTTACATACGGAAGAACAGAACCATccaaaagaagagaaaag GCGACGTGGAGAAATTAGTGAAGACCCTCCACGACCAAAGCCTAAACTTCAAACATTCCACACTAGAGAAAGCTACTGATTCTTTCAATGAAGCAAACAAACTCGGACAAGGTGGTTTTGGGACAGTGTATAAG GGAGTTTTGCCAGATGGGAGAGAGATAGCTGTCAAGAGGCTCTTCTTCAACAACAAACACAGAGCAGCAGATTTCTATAATGAAGTAAACATGATCAGTAGCGTCGAACACAAGAATCTTGTAAGGTTGTTGGGGTGCAGCTGCTCAGGACCAGAAAGCCTTCTTGTCTATGAGTTCTTGCCTAACAAAAGCCTCGACCGGTTCATCTTTG ATTCAAGCAATGGTAAAGCACTCAACTGGGAGAAGAGACTTGAGATAATTATAGGAACAGCAGAGGGGTTAGTGTACCTTCATGAAAACACGAAAACGAGAATCATTCACAGAGACATCAAAGCGAGCAACATACTCTTGGATTCCAGGTTGCGCGCTAAAATTGCAGATTTCGGGCTGGCTAGGTCCTTCCAAGAAGATAAAAGTCACATCAGCACAGCCATAGCAGGAACACT AGGATATATGGCCCCGGAATACCTAGCTCACGGCCAGTTGACAGAAAAAGTAGATGTTTACAGCTATGGGGTGCTTCTGTTAGAAATCATCACAGGCAGGCAGAATAACAGAAGCAAAACCACAGAGTATACAGACAGCTTGGTGACAATT GCATGGAACCATTTCCAGCGAAGAACAGTGGAGGAGCTCTTCGACCCCAACCTAATGCTGCATAATTACAGCACCATCAACATTAAGAACGAGATTCTAAGGGCGGTTCATGTGGGACTCTTGTGCACACAAGAAATCCCTTTGCTACGGCCAACCATGTCTAAGGCGCTACTGATGCTAGTGGGCAAGGAGCACCTGCCAGCACCAACCAATCCCCCATTCATGGATGATAAGACAATGGAATTTAACAATATCAGCTTGGACACGTTGCCAATCCTTAATAATGGCGATGCGGCCTCAGTTGCCAACCTTTCCCAGAGTCTTTTCCTTCCTAGGTGA
- the LOC125203846 gene encoding homeobox protein knotted-1-like 6 isoform X2 produces MDEMYGIHSAGDFYADKALMSPENLMMAAEYGGYHYETFVPGGDQHHQRIPGFESEELGFQCSAVSESASINVRGGDHDQEHASTMIKAKIASHPSYPKLLDAFIDCQKVGAPPEIACLLDEIRPERDACKHDAVSMCFEVDPELDEFMETYCDVLVKYKRDLSRPFDEATSFLNKIETQLGNLCNDDGGLSSDEELSGGEAEANDSQTKTEDRELKDRLLRLYGDHINNLKLEFSKKKKKGKLPKEARQKLLEWWNVHYKWPYPTTMACRK; encoded by the exons ATGGACGAAATGTACGGAATTCATTCAGCTGGTGATTTCTACGCAGACAAGGCGCTAATGTCGCCGGAGAATCTGATGATGGCGGCGGAATACGGCGGCTATCACTACGAGACTTTTGTTCCCGGCGGCGATCAGCACCACCAGCGGATTCCGGGGTTTGAATCGGAGGAATTGGGATTCCAGTGCTCGGCGGTGTCGGAATCGGCTTCCATTAACGTCCGCGGCGGCGATCACGATCAGGAGCACGCCTCCACCATGATCAAAGCTAAAATTGCTTCTCATCCTTCCTATCCGAAACTGCTCGATGCTTTCATCGATTGCCAAAAG GTCGGAGCTCCGCCAGAGATAGCGTGTTTACTTGACGAAATCCGGCCAGAAAGAGACGCGTGTAAACACGACGCCGTCTCGATGTGTTTTGAAGTTGATCCTGAGCTCGACGAGTTCAtg GAAACATATTGTGACGTATTGGTGAAGTATAAAAGGGATTTATCAAGGCCTTTTGATGAGGCCACCTCCTTCCTCAACAAAATCGAGACTCAATTAGGCAATCTATGCAAtg ATGATGGTGGTTTATCATCTGACGAGGAGCTAAGTGGAGGAGAGGCAGAGGCTAATGACTCTCAGACGAAAACTGAGGATCGAGAACTGAAAGACAGACTCTTGCGCCTGTATGGTGACCACATCAATAACCTAAAGCTAGAATtctcgaagaagaagaagaaaggcaAGCTGCCGAAGGAGGCTAGGCAGAAATTGCTTGAATGGTGGAACGTTCACTATAAATGGCCTTATCCTACA ACGATGGCGTGCAGGAAGTAG